A window of the Deltaproteobacteria bacterium genome harbors these coding sequences:
- the feoB gene encoding ferrous iron transport protein B, with product MHQKSLTIALAGNPNSGKTTIFNNITGSRQKVGNWPGVTVEKKEGIINRYGYELRIIDLPGTYSLTPFSMEEIIARDFVLEKSPDVVIDIIDSSNLERSLYLATQLREIDCKVLFALNMADIASSRGIKINAEKLSELLDLPVVFTVGNRNQGIDTLLKKAVELAESKVDTRGERKVRYNRDIEESISKLRGFLDSRIQKPLPYNMRWTAIKLLENDKIVKERILQRAGDKSQDLLQEIQSQRTHLASRFNDDPEIVMTDERYGFIAGIIKEVVTTSAKQRVDISRNIDLVLTNRFLGFPIFIFFIWLMFQLTFSVGDYPMQWLDSGINLLSTSLGGLLPDGLIKDLLLDGIIAGVGSVIVFLPNILILFFCIALFEDTGYMSRAAFLMDRIMHLIGLHGKSFIPMLMGFGCSVPAIMTTRTLESRKDRVLTILITPFMSCSAKLPIYILLAGTFFNARAGTVIFSIYLAGIVFSVITGRLFRSTLLRGADAPFVMELPPYRAPMIKSLIIHMWDRGKMFLKKMGGVILVGSVVVWALSSFPRNIEYSCDYDAEINKVDAFYRAKTASASGSAGQRLEKERDAAVAKLLMSQRSEKVEKSFMGRIGKALAPIFAPIGIDWRGSVALLTGFVAKEIVVSTLGVLYLSEEEGTDNLKNALLSSGMTPLSALAMMIFVLLYLPCVATIATINQETGSLKWTLFSITYNTSLAWVTAFCVYQAGKAIGFG from the coding sequence ATGCATCAAAAAAGCCTTACGATCGCCCTTGCGGGCAATCCCAATTCAGGCAAGACGACAATATTCAACAATATTACAGGCAGCAGGCAAAAGGTCGGGAACTGGCCGGGTGTAACAGTTGAAAAGAAAGAGGGGATTATTAACAGATACGGATATGAGCTCAGGATCATCGACCTTCCCGGAACTTACAGCTTAACGCCTTTTTCCATGGAGGAGATCATTGCACGGGATTTTGTTCTTGAAAAATCCCCGGATGTTGTAATCGATATAATCGATTCCTCCAACCTGGAACGGAGCCTTTATCTTGCAACCCAGTTGAGGGAAATAGATTGCAAGGTCTTATTCGCCCTCAACATGGCCGATATTGCGAGTTCGCGCGGGATCAAAATCAATGCGGAAAAACTCTCTGAGCTCTTAGATCTGCCAGTAGTATTTACGGTCGGAAACAGAAACCAGGGCATAGATACACTTCTGAAAAAGGCCGTAGAACTTGCGGAATCAAAGGTAGATACAAGGGGAGAGCGTAAAGTAAGATATAACAGGGATATTGAAGAATCCATCTCGAAGCTCCGCGGTTTTCTCGATAGCCGAATACAGAAACCACTGCCTTACAATATGAGGTGGACGGCAATAAAGCTCCTTGAAAATGACAAGATCGTAAAGGAACGTATTCTCCAAAGGGCAGGGGATAAGAGTCAAGATTTACTTCAGGAAATCCAATCACAACGCACGCATCTTGCGAGCCGCTTCAACGACGATCCGGAAATAGTAATGACGGATGAGCGGTACGGCTTTATAGCAGGAATCATAAAGGAAGTGGTTACAACCTCTGCAAAGCAGCGCGTCGACATATCCCGAAACATAGATCTCGTGCTGACAAACCGGTTTTTAGGATTTCCGATTTTTATCTTCTTTATCTGGCTCATGTTCCAGTTAACCTTTTCAGTTGGAGACTATCCAATGCAGTGGTTGGATAGCGGTATCAACTTGCTTTCAACATCATTAGGCGGTCTTCTCCCGGACGGCCTCATCAAAGATCTCCTTTTAGACGGGATAATTGCAGGAGTGGGAAGCGTTATAGTCTTTTTGCCGAACATACTGATACTTTTCTTCTGTATAGCGCTCTTTGAAGACACGGGATATATGTCAAGGGCAGCTTTTCTTATGGATAGGATAATGCATCTTATCGGGCTCCATGGTAAATCTTTTATACCCATGCTTATGGGATTCGGCTGCAGTGTCCCTGCCATCATGACTACCCGTACTCTTGAAAGCAGAAAAGACCGCGTTCTTACTATACTTATTACTCCCTTTATGTCCTGCTCGGCCAAGCTGCCGATTTATATTTTACTTGCAGGCACTTTCTTTAATGCCAGAGCCGGAACTGTTATTTTTTCCATTTACCTTGCCGGTATTGTCTTTTCCGTTATAACAGGCCGCCTATTTCGTTCTACCCTCCTGAGGGGAGCCGATGCCCCGTTTGTCATGGAACTGCCTCCATACAGGGCCCCAATGATAAAAAGCCTGATAATTCACATGTGGGACCGCGGCAAGATGTTTCTCAAAAAAATGGGGGGCGTGATACTTGTCGGTTCCGTTGTAGTGTGGGCACTTTCATCGTTTCCCCGAAACATAGAATATTCTTGCGATTATGATGCTGAAATCAATAAGGTCGATGCTTTCTATAGGGCCAAAACTGCATCTGCCAGTGGATCTGCCGGGCAGCGGCTTGAGAAGGAACGAGATGCTGCCGTTGCAAAGCTTTTAATGTCCCAAAGATCAGAAAAAGTGGAAAAATCTTTTATGGGGCGCATCGGGAAGGCTCTTGCCCCCATATTTGCTCCCATAGGCATAGACTGGCGTGGCAGCGTGGCCCTTCTTACCGGTTTTGTTGCCAAAGAAATCGTTGTAAGCACCTTGGGTGTACTCTATTTATCTGAAGAAGAAGGAACGGATAATCTTAAGAACGCGCTTTTATCATCCGGCATGACGCCACTCAGTGCCCTGGCAATGATGATCTTTGTGCTTTTATATCTGCCGTGCGTTGCAACAATAGCAACCATTAACCAGGAAACCGGCTCCCTTAAGTGGACTCTTTTCAGCATTACATACAATACCTCATTAGCATGGGTGACGGCCTTTTGTGTCTATCAGGCGGGAAAGGCCATAGGTTTTGGATAA
- a CDS encoding Asp-tRNA(Asn)/Glu-tRNA(Gln) amidotransferase subunit GatB yields the protein MKITVSQIEHMAHLARLSFNPSEIEDFSKQLNDILGYIGKLEELDTSRVAPATHALEFTNAFRRDEVKPSLPVEKTLSNAPERERRGFVVPKII from the coding sequence GTGAAGATAACTGTCTCTCAAATTGAACATATGGCCCACTTGGCACGGCTCAGCTTTAACCCATCTGAAATTGAGGACTTCAGCAAACAACTGAACGACATTTTAGGATATATAGGCAAATTAGAAGAACTGGATACCAGCCGGGTTGCACCTGCTACTCATGCCCTGGAGTTCACGAATGCCTTTAGAAGAGATGAAGTAAAACCCTCATTGCCGGTTGAAAAAACGCTCTCTAATGCACCGGAACGGGAAAGGAGGGGGTTTGTGGTGCCAAAAATTATCTAA
- a CDS encoding 30S ribosome-binding factor RbfA, producing the protein MPHGFPRSRRIEDLLRKEVADILLSEIKDPRVHGLVTIMQVKVSEDLCYARFFVSVLGSESERESVLEGLNKAKGFIRQILGHRLDLRRIPEIRFQLDRSLDYQEKIERLLASVRTGQQVEN; encoded by the coding sequence ATGCCCCACGGGTTCCCACGTTCCAGAAGAATAGAGGATCTCCTCAGAAAAGAAGTGGCAGACATACTGCTCAGTGAAATCAAGGATCCAAGGGTACATGGATTGGTGACCATAATGCAGGTAAAGGTTTCGGAGGACCTCTGTTACGCAAGATTTTTCGTTTCGGTTCTTGGAAGTGAGTCTGAAAGGGAATCTGTGCTGGAAGGGCTGAATAAGGCTAAAGGCTTCATACGGCAAATTCTGGGACACCGCCTTGACCTGAGGCGGATACCTGAGATCCGCTTTCAACTGGACCGGAGCCTGGATTACCAGGAAAAGATTGAGAGACTCCTTGCCAGTGTGCGAACCGGCCAACAGGTAGAAAATTGA
- a CDS encoding translation initiation factor IF-2: protein MTKIRVHELAKEFGVASKEMAAKIIDLGYNIKNYMSTLEDYEARDIRRKLRGEAHAAAKKKQEAEPKTTVRLRHRKIILKKIVRSTETKGETIVEVQRKEAEKPVEAEPETTTDKPDKAAGTEEEVQGAAPVAGKEEEIKAVEEAPTIERERPEIESGQEVTGTASGSDKESVPEKQPALPETTHKPKTVKKTRADKPESFVKILDLPRIKISRQKNDKPESHARRTTLPLHPDELSKEPPVPLIDISAVPEKKSKKKGKRVVQMSELEKPLKKRRVTPKWKEKQKHINKILAEEIDITVSGREKKEISRDYGDSAQKEEVVLKPSTAPPKAGKRRFAIYETIQVGELAKRMGVRAGDVIMKLMDLGVMATVNQSVDYDVASIVASGFDYELEKKSVAEDLVHTEDVREGEPVPRPPVVTIMGHVDHGKTTLLDAIRKADVASKEAGGITQHIGAYHVTLPFGQEVVFLDTPGHESFTAMRARGAKVTDIVILLVAADDGVMAQTHEAIDHARAAGVPIIVAINKIDKPGANPEKVKRQLSELGLVLEDWGGETICINISAKEKTGIEELLEMMALQAEVMELKADPKRPARGHVIEAKLDRGRGPVATLLVSEGTLHIGDALVCGIHHGRVRAMLNDKDERIKAARPSMPVEIQGLSGVPEPGNEFTVLSDDKKAREVAEYRQRKIREKELLRSSKVSLENVFERLREEELKELNIVLKADVQGSVEALAEALHKLSTQEIKVNFVRSGIGAITESDVLLASASNASIIGFNVKPSPQAKALAEHEHVDIRFYDVIYHAIEEIKDAMAGLLEPVYREEPMGRAEVRDVFHIGKVGTVAGCYVLEGLIKRNAKARLLRDNVVTYKGKIASLRRFKEDAKEVQAGYECGIGLEKFNDIKTGDIIETYIMREETPVLGESISDAREKEM from the coding sequence ATGACTAAAATCAGAGTTCATGAGCTGGCCAAAGAATTCGGGGTAGCCAGTAAAGAGATGGCGGCCAAGATTATTGATCTTGGCTACAACATCAAGAATTATATGAGTACACTTGAGGACTATGAGGCCCGGGATATCCGCCGCAAACTGAGGGGTGAGGCGCATGCGGCGGCAAAGAAAAAGCAGGAGGCCGAGCCAAAAACCACGGTGCGTCTCAGGCACCGGAAAATTATCCTCAAAAAAATCGTTCGTTCAACTGAGACTAAAGGCGAGACTATTGTCGAGGTACAGAGAAAAGAGGCTGAAAAACCAGTTGAGGCAGAACCAGAAACTACTACAGATAAACCGGATAAGGCTGCGGGAACAGAAGAAGAGGTGCAGGGGGCTGCTCCTGTCGCCGGGAAAGAGGAAGAAATTAAGGCCGTGGAGGAAGCCCCGACTATTGAAAGAGAACGGCCAGAAATCGAATCCGGACAGGAGGTAACCGGAACTGCATCAGGATCAGATAAAGAATCTGTACCTGAAAAACAGCCTGCTCTGCCCGAGACCACCCATAAACCCAAGACTGTAAAAAAGACCAGGGCTGATAAACCCGAAAGCTTTGTAAAGATCCTCGATCTGCCGAGGATTAAAATCTCCCGTCAAAAAAACGATAAACCAGAAAGCCATGCTCGCCGGACCACATTACCTCTCCATCCGGATGAACTCTCTAAGGAACCGCCGGTTCCCTTAATTGATATCTCTGCAGTTCCTGAAAAAAAAAGCAAAAAGAAGGGCAAGAGAGTAGTCCAGATGTCGGAGTTGGAAAAGCCGCTCAAAAAACGCCGGGTTACTCCGAAGTGGAAGGAAAAACAGAAACATATAAACAAAATTCTTGCGGAGGAGATTGATATAACAGTATCCGGCCGGGAAAAAAAGGAAATTTCCAGGGATTACGGCGATTCAGCACAAAAGGAGGAAGTTGTCCTTAAGCCCAGTACCGCCCCTCCCAAGGCAGGCAAACGAAGGTTTGCCATATACGAGACTATTCAGGTGGGTGAGCTTGCCAAGCGGATGGGCGTCAGGGCGGGAGACGTCATAATGAAGCTCATGGACCTGGGCGTAATGGCCACAGTTAATCAGTCTGTCGATTACGACGTAGCCAGCATCGTGGCCTCTGGGTTTGACTATGAACTGGAGAAGAAGTCTGTGGCTGAGGACCTGGTCCACACAGAGGATGTCCGGGAGGGCGAGCCTGTGCCAAGACCCCCTGTGGTCACAATCATGGGCCACGTAGATCATGGAAAGACCACGCTCCTGGATGCCATCCGTAAAGCAGATGTGGCTTCAAAGGAGGCAGGCGGCATCACCCAGCATATAGGCGCATATCATGTCACACTTCCCTTTGGTCAGGAGGTAGTCTTTCTGGACACCCCGGGCCATGAATCATTCACAGCCATGAGGGCTCGCGGAGCCAAGGTTACTGATATCGTGATACTGCTGGTAGCGGCGGATGACGGTGTAATGGCCCAGACACATGAGGCCATAGATCACGCCCGGGCAGCCGGGGTCCCTATCATTGTAGCAATCAACAAAATCGACAAGCCGGGGGCTAATCCGGAAAAAGTAAAAAGGCAACTTTCTGAACTGGGATTAGTTCTTGAGGATTGGGGCGGAGAGACCATTTGCATCAACATCTCTGCCAAAGAAAAAACGGGAATAGAAGAACTGCTTGAGATGATGGCCCTCCAGGCCGAGGTGATGGAGCTCAAGGCAGATCCCAAGCGGCCTGCCAGAGGTCACGTGATAGAAGCCAAGCTGGACAGAGGGCGTGGTCCCGTGGCTACCCTTTTGGTCTCAGAAGGTACACTGCATATAGGTGACGCTCTCGTCTGTGGTATACATCACGGCAGAGTGAGGGCCATGCTCAACGACAAGGATGAAAGGATAAAGGCTGCCCGTCCCTCCATGCCAGTGGAAATCCAGGGTCTCTCCGGCGTGCCTGAGCCAGGAAACGAATTCACGGTACTTTCTGACGACAAGAAGGCCAGAGAGGTGGCTGAGTATCGCCAGCGCAAGATAAGAGAGAAGGAACTGCTCAGGAGCAGCAAAGTAAGTCTGGAAAATGTCTTTGAAAGACTCCGGGAGGAGGAACTCAAGGAACTCAATATAGTGCTCAAGGCTGATGTTCAGGGTTCTGTGGAGGCCCTTGCAGAGGCACTGCACAAGCTCAGTACCCAAGAGATAAAGGTAAATTTCGTCAGGAGCGGTATCGGGGCCATCACTGAATCCGACGTCTTGCTGGCATCTGCTTCAAATGCCAGCATCATAGGCTTTAATGTAAAGCCCAGCCCACAGGCAAAGGCCTTAGCTGAACATGAACATGTGGACATCCGCTTCTACGATGTCATTTACCATGCCATTGAGGAAATTAAAGATGCCATGGCAGGTTTGCTTGAACCTGTCTACAGGGAAGAGCCCATGGGACGCGCCGAGGTTCGTGACGTCTTCCACATTGGCAAAGTCGGTACAGTGGCAGGGTGCTATGTGCTGGAAGGCTTGATCAAAAGAAATGCCAAGGCCAGGCTTTTAAGAGACAACGTGGTAACTTATAAAGGCAAGATAGCATCTCTTCGTCGCTTCAAAGAAGACGCGAAAGAAGTCCAGGCCGGGTATGAATGCGGAATAGGCCTTGAAAAGTTCAATGACATAAAGACAGGGGACATAATAGAGACTTATATAATGAGAGAAGAAACCCCTGTCCTCGGAGAATCTATATCTGATGCCAGAGAGAAAGAAATGTGA
- the gatA gene encoding Asp-tRNA(Asn)/Glu-tRNA(Gln) amidotransferase GatCAB subunit A (allows the formation of correctly charged Asn-tRNA(Asn) or Gln-tRNA(Gln) through the transamidation of misacylated Asp-tRNA(Asn) or Glu-tRNA(Gln) in organisms which lack either or both of asparaginyl-tRNA or glutaminyl-tRNA synthetases; reaction takes place in the presence of glutamine and ATP through an activated phospho-Asp-tRNA(Asn) or phospho-Glu-tRNA) has translation MQNLIDLSIHELCGLLGKREISAVEVTRAYLDRIGEVDPKIRAYLTVTADQALMQAEEADKRLKKACDVTPLTGIPLGIKDVICTKGVKTTCASKILENFVPPYNATVMERLEAHGAVMLGKLNMDEFAMGSSTENSAFHPTRNPWDLERIPGGSSGGSAASVAARTCAGSLGSDTGGSIRQPASHCGVVGMKPTYGMVSRFGLVAFASSLDQIGPISRDVTDCALLLNAISGHDTRDSTSVSGEVPDYTGFLMPGLKDYTLGIPREYFISGLDPEVERAVRHAVSALESHGARLVEVSLPHTEYAVAAYYIIAPAEASSNLSRYDGVKYGFRASGYKNLMDMYKKTRSQGFGPEVKRRIMIGTYSLSAGYYDAYYRKASQIRTLITQDFKKAFGQCDVIAAPVAPTPAFRLGEKAGDPLQMYLSDIFTIPVNLAGIPGISVPCGLSSSGLPIGIQLIAEHFEEAKLLTAAYNLELALGRREDWPIP, from the coding sequence ATGCAGAATCTGATTGATCTCAGCATACATGAACTCTGCGGTCTCCTCGGCAAGAGAGAGATTTCAGCAGTCGAGGTCACAAGGGCCTATCTGGACAGGATAGGTGAAGTTGATCCAAAAATCAGGGCCTATCTGACAGTAACTGCCGACCAGGCCCTGATGCAGGCGGAAGAAGCCGACAAGCGCCTTAAAAAGGCCTGTGATGTTACCCCTCTTACAGGAATTCCTCTGGGCATTAAGGATGTTATCTGCACAAAAGGGGTGAAGACCACCTGTGCCTCAAAGATACTTGAAAACTTTGTGCCACCCTATAATGCAACAGTAATGGAGAGGCTCGAGGCCCATGGAGCGGTAATGCTGGGCAAATTAAACATGGATGAGTTTGCCATGGGGTCATCCACTGAGAACTCCGCCTTTCATCCTACCCGTAATCCCTGGGACCTTGAACGAATCCCCGGCGGATCAAGCGGTGGTTCGGCAGCATCTGTTGCTGCCAGGACCTGTGCAGGTTCGCTGGGCTCGGATACAGGCGGATCGATACGTCAGCCGGCCTCACACTGCGGTGTTGTAGGCATGAAACCTACCTACGGCATGGTATCAAGGTTCGGCCTTGTGGCCTTTGCCTCCTCACTTGACCAGATAGGACCCATCTCAAGGGACGTTACCGATTGCGCCCTGCTGTTAAACGCTATATCCGGCCATGATACCAGGGATTCCACTTCTGTTTCCGGAGAGGTACCTGATTATACCGGCTTCCTGATGCCGGGTCTCAAGGATTATACGTTAGGAATTCCCAGGGAATATTTTATTTCAGGTCTCGACCCGGAGGTGGAAAGGGCCGTTAGACATGCCGTTTCCGCTCTGGAATCTCATGGGGCCAGACTGGTGGAGGTAAGCCTTCCCCACACAGAGTATGCTGTTGCCGCATACTACATTATCGCTCCTGCCGAGGCCTCTTCCAATCTCTCACGTTACGACGGAGTAAAATACGGATTTCGTGCTTCTGGCTATAAAAACCTCATGGATATGTATAAAAAGACCAGATCCCAGGGTTTCGGCCCGGAGGTCAAGAGGAGAATAATGATCGGGACCTATTCCCTTTCAGCCGGGTACTACGACGCATATTATAGAAAGGCCTCCCAGATACGGACCCTTATCACACAGGACTTCAAAAAGGCATTTGGACAGTGTGATGTGATCGCCGCTCCTGTTGCTCCGACTCCGGCGTTCAGGCTTGGAGAGAAAGCAGGCGACCCGCTTCAGATGTACCTGTCCGACATCTTCACAATCCCGGTAAACCTGGCAGGCATCCCCGGGATTTCTGTGCCCTGCGGCTTGAGCAGCAGCGGGCTTCCCATAGGAATTCAATTAATAGCAGAACACTTTGAGGAGGCGAAGCTCCTCACTGCTGCATATAACCTGGAGCTGGCCTTAGGCCGCCGTGAGGACTGGCCTATACCCTGA
- a CDS encoding ribosome maturation factor RimP, which produces MVLNRKNRDRQAEAVRALIEPVVVYTGMELVDVEYGRGPSGTVLRLTIDKPDGVTVDDCADISRLVGDLLDAKDFVPGSYNLEVSSSGINRPLKKRDDFERFAGQKVLIKTREPIDGRRNFRGILHGTRENFIVVSTEKTVFNIPFELVAKARLDII; this is translated from the coding sequence ATGGTGCTTAACAGAAAAAATAGAGACCGACAAGCGGAAGCTGTAAGGGCACTTATTGAACCAGTAGTGGTATATACAGGCATGGAATTGGTTGATGTGGAATATGGCCGCGGGCCTTCAGGCACTGTCCTGAGGCTCACCATAGACAAACCGGATGGAGTGACAGTCGATGATTGCGCGGACATAAGCCGGCTGGTAGGTGACCTTCTGGACGCGAAGGATTTTGTGCCGGGATCATACAATCTGGAGGTATCTTCTTCAGGGATTAATCGACCGCTAAAAAAGAGGGATGATTTTGAACGTTTCGCTGGTCAGAAGGTCTTGATCAAGACCAGAGAACCAATAGATGGCCGTAGAAATTTCAGAGGCATTTTGCATGGGACAAGGGAAAATTTTATAGTTGTTTCCACAGAGAAAACGGTCTTTAATATCCCTTTTGAACTTGTAGCCAAGGCCAGGTTAGACATAATTTAG
- a CDS encoding transcription termination/antitermination protein NusA — translation MGSELKMIIDQVSREKGLDRNILIAALEEAIKSAVKKRYGANLDLEVNFDDVRGEIEVFQYRTVVKEVHDKEAEISLKKAKELDSKCELEDCIGTKMDISALGRIAAQSARQVIIQKMKTAEKDLIYEEFKGREGEVVNGIIQRYERGNIIINLGRTEAILPAFEQISSESYRHGDRLRALIIEVKDTQKEPQIVLSRTHPDFLVKLFELEVPEISEGIVHIMGVSREPGSRSKIAVSASESDVDPVGACVGMRGSRVQAVVQELRGEKIDIVPWSPDPAKYVYNALAPAECSRVIVDDSNQSLEVIVPNDQLSLAIGRQGQNVRLAAKLMGWRIDVISETRYQHYQDPGYHSLLKISAVTENIADKIYDLGATSLELLAQADPDELSQKTNLSMELISSLVEEAKKLKEEGKEEVHAEEADTGVKQPEAIEDEQADP, via the coding sequence ATGGGTTCAGAACTCAAGATGATCATAGATCAGGTAAGCAGGGAAAAAGGGTTAGACCGCAATATTCTTATTGCTGCGCTTGAGGAGGCAATCAAATCGGCTGTCAAAAAACGCTATGGTGCCAATCTTGATCTGGAAGTCAATTTTGACGATGTCCGGGGCGAAATTGAGGTATTTCAGTATCGTACAGTAGTAAAAGAAGTCCATGACAAAGAAGCGGAAATTTCTCTGAAAAAGGCCAAAGAGCTTGATTCCAAATGTGAATTGGAAGATTGTATCGGCACCAAAATGGATATTTCAGCCCTGGGGCGAATAGCAGCCCAGTCAGCCAGACAGGTAATCATCCAGAAGATGAAGACTGCTGAAAAGGATCTTATCTATGAGGAATTCAAGGGTCGGGAAGGCGAGGTTGTAAACGGCATTATCCAGCGCTACGAAAGGGGAAATATTATAATCAATCTGGGTCGAACAGAAGCTATCCTGCCTGCATTTGAGCAGATTTCCAGCGAAAGCTACCGCCATGGCGACCGGCTCCGTGCCTTGATAATTGAAGTGAAAGATACGCAAAAAGAACCCCAGATCGTTTTATCCAGGACACATCCGGATTTTCTGGTCAAGCTTTTTGAACTGGAAGTACCGGAAATCTCAGAGGGAATAGTTCACATTATGGGAGTGAGCAGGGAGCCTGGAAGCAGATCCAAGATCGCTGTCAGCGCCAGTGAGTCTGATGTGGACCCCGTAGGAGCTTGTGTGGGTATGCGGGGATCAAGGGTCCAGGCAGTGGTTCAGGAACTCAGGGGCGAAAAGATAGATATAGTACCGTGGAGCCCTGATCCTGCAAAGTATGTTTACAATGCCCTGGCCCCGGCCGAGTGTTCCAGAGTTATAGTGGACGATTCCAACCAGTCATTGGAAGTTATCGTGCCGAATGACCAGCTTTCTCTTGCCATCGGACGGCAAGGGCAAAACGTACGTCTTGCAGCCAAGCTCATGGGTTGGAGAATAGATGTGATAAGTGAGACCCGCTATCAACACTACCAGGATCCTGGTTATCACTCATTATTAAAGATATCTGCTGTAACAGAGAACATAGCGGACAAGATCTATGACCTTGGTGCCACTTCACTCGAGCTTCTTGCCCAGGCTGATCCTGATGAACTCTCGCAGAAGACCAACCTGAGCATGGAGTTGATCAGCTCATTGGTGGAAGAGGCCAAAAAACTGAAGGAAGAGGGAAAAGAGGAGGTCCATGCTGAAGAGGCAGATACCGGGGTGAAGCAGCCGGAAGCGATAGAAGATGAACAGGCCGATCCATGA
- a CDS encoding FeoA family protein, protein MLLSEMKEGQAGIIARIGGNGVLRKRILEMGILKGTEIYIEKYAPLKDPLEMIVKGCHLSLRVEEAAQITVDNVK, encoded by the coding sequence ATGCTGTTAAGCGAAATGAAAGAAGGCCAGGCCGGAATAATTGCCCGAATAGGTGGAAACGGTGTCCTGCGCAAAAGGATACTTGAGATGGGTATTCTTAAGGGTACGGAGATTTACATAGAAAAATATGCACCCCTGAAAGATCCCCTTGAAATGATAGTCAAAGGCTGTCATCTGTCACTTAGGGTTGAAGAAGCTGCGCAAATAACAGTCGATAACGTGAAATAG
- a CDS encoding DUF503 domain-containing protein, whose protein sequence is MVVGIIKLRVRMPGNHSLKGKRRVVKSLIGQVGSRFNVAVSEIAMHDVWQNAEIGISAVGNSRPAINSVLDKILDFIEKTCPVEVTDTNIEIIHMGK, encoded by the coding sequence ATGGTTGTAGGAATAATCAAGCTCAGGGTAAGAATGCCCGGGAACCATTCGCTGAAAGGGAAACGGCGCGTGGTTAAGAGTTTGATCGGGCAGGTGGGCAGTCGTTTCAATGTGGCTGTGTCAGAAATAGCCATGCACGATGTATGGCAAAATGCAGAGATAGGAATATCAGCGGTAGGAAATAGCCGTCCGGCAATCAACTCTGTACTGGACAAGATCTTGGATTTCATAGAAAAAACTTGTCCGGTAGAGGTTACTGACACAAATATCGAGATTATTCACATGGGAAAATAA
- a CDS encoding prolipoprotein diacylglyceryl transferase produces the protein MLAFPDIDPVIIRIGPLGIHWYGLMYLLGFGASYLLVRKQIIEECRNTLSVSRYEGSSVASQLSQLEGILFSLILGIILGARLGYVLFYNLSYYLEYPSEIFAVWHGGMSFHGGVAGVVFFGWIYCKRHDLDFWKWSDRFAVTAPVGLGMGRIGNFINGELFGRPADVPWAMVFPRGGPVPRHPSQLYEALLEGLLLFIILWTLRHRAWPYGRKLALFLVLYAVCRIAVEFFREPDPQLGYVFLNWVTMGQLLSLALLALGIIIWRARGGNVRV, from the coding sequence ATGCTTGCTTTTCCGGATATTGATCCGGTAATAATCCGTATTGGTCCCTTAGGTATCCACTGGTATGGTCTTATGTACCTGCTCGGTTTCGGGGCCTCTTACCTGCTGGTGCGAAAGCAGATTATTGAGGAGTGTCGAAACACCCTCTCCGTATCCAGATATGAGGGGTCTTCCGTAGCATCTCAATTGAGTCAACTGGAGGGGATCCTATTTTCTCTGATTTTAGGAATCATCTTGGGAGCCAGATTGGGCTATGTACTATTCTACAACCTTTCCTACTATCTTGAGTATCCTTCAGAGATATTTGCCGTGTGGCACGGAGGCATGTCCTTTCATGGAGGAGTGGCAGGAGTTGTTTTTTTCGGATGGATATATTGCAAGAGACATGATCTGGATTTCTGGAAGTGGTCTGATCGCTTTGCGGTCACAGCGCCGGTGGGCCTCGGTATGGGACGTATAGGGAATTTTATTAATGGAGAGCTGTTCGGCCGTCCCGCAGATGTGCCGTGGGCCATGGTCTTTCCGCGAGGAGGGCCGGTGCCACGGCACCCGTCTCAGCTTTACGAGGCCCTGCTGGAGGGGCTTTTGCTCTTTATTATCCTGTGGACCCTTCGCCATAGGGCCTGGCCATATGGGAGAAAGCTGGCACTTTTTCTGGTCCTCTATGCCGTATGCCGCATAGCAGTCGAATTCTTTCGGGAACCGGATCCACAGCTGGGCTATGTCTTTTTGAACTGGGTAACCATGGGGCAGTTGTTGAGCCTGGCACTCCTTGCGCTTGGAATAATCATCTGGCGGGCCAGGGGGGGGAATGTCAGGGTATAG